The genome window TTATTCTCCTTAAATACCAATCATCATAGATTCGGGTATTTACGAAATGCGGAAATTGGTTCCACATACCGACCTGTCAGAGTTGTGTTACCAAAAAAACTAGACGATATTATAAAAGGTATTGGATGAGTAGATTCTAATTTACGATTTCCTTCTTGGTATCTTCTCGCATCAGTCGTTAGATAAGATAAATCATTTAGAGTATCATAAAGTTCGTCATAAGCAATTGATGTATTGATTAAGAGGGGCAATGTTCCTGAGGTTCCCAACAATTTTTCAGAAATTTCTCTAGTGTTAGTTACAATCTGTCTAGTGTCTTCACGATTTTCGGTGATTACAGTATTGGCTGCCTCGAAGAAATTATCCATGTAGCGAGCAGATGGAAAAAATTCAGGTGTCCTATCATCCAGCTTGTAAATAGGATTGTAAAAGGTTAGAGCTTCATCATCAAAGTAGCCTGGATCAATATCGATGATCCTACCCGAAAATAGAGTTTTTGTTTTGAATCGAACCGAATAATTATCCCAAAGTGTGATCGGTTCCTTTACGGCAAGAGTCAATTCGATCGTCTTTTCCTTCGTTGAATCAATGTAACGACGATCAGGAACATCCATTGTGGGAACTACGTCAATGGATAGAACAAATCCTGATTCAATCCCTTTGATATAAACTTCAGTACCTTCAGCAATTCCATCAATCTGGCTATAGTAAATTTTGGTTCGATAGGGGAATAGGTTCTTCTTACCCTCAGTACTAATTATAGTACGAAAGAAAGAAAGTGACATTAGCGTCGCGAAAATGAGTCCAGCAATTAGTTC of Leptospira sp. GIMC2001 contains these proteins:
- a CDS encoding MlaD family protein, with the translated sequence MKKELIAGLIFATLMSLSFFRTIISTEGKKNLFPYRTKIYYSQIDGIAEGTEVYIKGIESGFVLSIDVVPTMDVPDRRYIDSTKEKTIELTLAVKEPITLWDNYSVRFKTKTLFSGRIIDIDPGYFDDEALTFYNPIYKLDDRTPEFFPSARYMDNFFEAANTVITENREDTRQIVTNTREISEKLLGTSGTLPLLINTSIAYDELYDTLNDLSYLTTDARRYQEGNRKLESTHPIPFIISSSFFGNTTLTGRYVEPISAFRKYPNL